The Setaria viridis chromosome 9, Setaria_viridis_v4.0, whole genome shotgun sequence sequence AAACCACCGGTTGTGCAGTACTTTAAGCTCTCGCCTCACCTTCCTGCCGACCTGCCGCCCCTGCTGGGGTACACGCTTGCAACGTAGGGCGTGGCGTTTCCCGGCAGCCATCACCCACTGCTGGAATACTGATTTTGGATTCTTAACAAAAATCTCGAAACGAATTGGATCTAGGACTAATGCTACATTAGTCCCGAGTGTAAATTACGTAACACCAAGCAGAACTAAAGGTGACCTTTTAGTCGCGGTTTGTAACTCAAACCCGGACTAAAGCTTACCAACTGGAAACTAAAGGGTTCCACAGGTGACTAAAAATGAAAGGATCCCCTACTCAAccacatgtgctgtgtaggtgagatggtaagaaagctACACACAAGGCAAGAGGTCGCGGGTTCAAATCTCGTACTGCATGAATTCCTTTGCTGTTTTTCTTGGTTGTGAGCTTGCGATTCTGAAAACTAGGTACTTAGACATGGGTGTCAATTGGAGATGATCATCTACTACATGTGTTGCTACTGTAGAAAATTTGATTAAGCCGGTTTGTGCCTAGCTCCGCTCAATAAGAAGAGGTAGAATGAAATAAAATCGGGATCAAAACAACCACcggtagagaactcggtattagtcccagttggtagggtgcaaatctttcgaaaatccatccgggataaaccaatcgataTAAAAGGCGGGGTCTTTTGTTCCGGCTCactcaaccaggactaaaagcgTCCCCATGCCAGGTGCTGCAAAAGAAATCCCGGGGATAGCCCCCACAcgccgcaagtcacaagtcacgcgatttttcacgcgaaatatgcgcgtgcgcggtgtgtgggattcgaacccatgacctccagcctcgcccgtagcttccttgccatcccacctacacaacacatctgactatataggggatgccatccttttgtattaactcgtgggggattacaaaccgggataaaagggttcgagggatttcaACCACCccgtggggatccttttatcccggtttgaaataccaaccgggataaaaggtcccttattccggttggtatttcaaaccgggataaaagtccctcgacccttttatcccggttggtaggatcttttatcccggttggtgttaccaaccggaataaaaggccTCTCGTgaccttttttttccactagcctttgcaaccgggataaaaggtcccggttggtgagccccccgccagtgaccgagctttagtcccggttggtgaaccttttgtcccgaacCAACTTTAAACTGGAATAAAAGGGGTGCATgaaaggtgagttctctactagtgaacgGTGCTCACTAACTGGACGGGCGTCTCCAAAAGGAAGGCTGCAACTTTCATAGAGGCAGGGCCGCAGTCGCAGATGAGAAGGCGAGGTGCCAAGGTCGAAGGCCGGCTAGGGCTGTGAGGACGCGAGGGCGGGGGAGTAGGCAGCAGCACACCCAAACCGAGCGTTAGCTTTATGGCACTGCATAGCACTAGCAGGAATCAGCCTAAAACCGCCGGAACACTAGTTTGTCCCCGCCCAAGGGACCCCGTCAACGAGCTGCAGATCACCAAGGGGATGACGTCCACCATGCATGCGTCCAGGAGGCATCATTGTTGCCGGCAGACTTGGTAGGCGCAGGCAATACCAGAAGCAATGGCATTGTCTCGGCAGGCCTatcttaggggtgtttggatctccgagctaaactttagttcctgtcacattgaatatttagatactaattaggagtattaaacacagactatttacaaaacccattgtacagatggaggctaaacagtgagacgaatccattaaacctaattagtctaacaatgtgctgctacagtaaccatttgctaatgatggattaattagacttaatagattcgttccaccgtttagcctccatctatgtaattagttttataattaactcatatttagtcctcctaattagcctccgaatattcaatgtgatatggactaaactttagcttcaggatccaaacacccccttaattcaTTTGTGGCGGCCACCAGCCAGCGCGGCATTCTACTTATCATCgacgaggaaaaaaaaaggatttgtCCAAGGGAAAATATACAATTATCTACATAATTTAATCGTACCTGACAAGTTTCGAAATAATTCAACTAAAAACTTAAATCTATGAGAAAAGATGGACAATTACTTCAACGTGAAACACTGGATATATTCAAATAAATAAAGATATTAAATTTTGCTTGTTTTGGAGAAGTTACAGCGAATCAAACCTCTCCGATAAATAGAGGCACTAACAAAAATATCCCGTTGGGGTATTGAATAATAACTTATGATTACTACTTGCTAACTTAGAGAAAATGTGTCCCCAATGTCTGTGCAATGACGCCATTATGGTTTTATCCGTCCTGTTTGCATATAACACTGTCATGCTATGGGAAGAGAAGAACTGAACACCGTTTCTTTTGCCTTGATTGCCTGAAAATTGTTTATGCGCTATATTTAACTGTCTGGAAAAAACACGAAAGGTATATAGCAATTTATAGTTACAGTCTCGTAGTATTTTCTTACCTCACTGTCCCAGTTTATCCGCAGTGTGATCCACGTGAGCAACACAAGCTTGGTGAGGCTGCCACAGACAATGCCAAGCCAAAGACCCTACAAAAGGAACAGCAGTTTTAGTTTTTGGGAGGTACTCCGTATTTACTCATGTGGTTTATTTACCTGCGATAATGTCAAAATTCACGGGAAAGTTTGAAGAACTTTGGTAACATACCATTCCGTTAAGATGGAGGACAAATGCAAGCAACACGGCCATGGGAATGCCGGCCAAGTAGAACGCACCGAGATTAACACGTGCGCCGATCTTCTGCTCACCACATCCAGTCAGTACTCCTGGAAAGTTTAGAGAATTATCAGCacaaaaaattttgaaatgtaAAGTACTACTAGCTCACTAGTGAAATGAATTTTACCAGATAAGGAACTGTGAAGCCCATCCGTGAAGAATGATATGGCGAGAACCGGTATCATTTTCGCAATGTATGTGTCAACTTCAGGTTCGTTGCTGTACATATAGCCCCATAGATTGCGTAGCAAAATCATGGTAGAGGCTAGCAGCAAACCTGCAGACAAGGCGATACACATGACCACTCGAGTTGCCAGCTTCGCTGCTTGGGGCTTACCCGCGCCGAGTTCATTCGAAACTCGTGTGCTACAGTGGAAAAAAACATGAATAAGCCGATGTACATGAGGCAATTGTATCTGTTACAGAGCATACCTTATGGCTGTACAGAGACCAAAGGGTATCATGAACATCAGAGCACCCGTGTTGAGACTGCCGAATTGAACAATACTAGTCAGAAACATGGAAAGGTAAAGACCGTTTATTGAAGAACTGACAAAGTGTCGGTGCTGATTATTACCATATCGACAGTACCGAGGTTTCAAGCTTAGGATTGGGCAGAAGACCAGAGAGCAACACAAGCAGTTCAAATGACCACCACTCCAAGCTGCAAGCACAAAGGAACAGACATCAACATTTTTATTGCTATTTAGTTAAGTTATATAAGATGGAGAAAAGAGAGAATCCCCCATTTGAAGGCAACTGTAAATGTGTGACGTGACTCACCAGACCATCATCGCTGAAGGGACGGCGAGATCAGTGAACCGGCGCAGCTCTTTGAAAGCCTTGGTGGAGAATCCAGTCCATGTCCTCGTGCACGCGCCTGACAGCCTCACATAGAGAGCTAGCATGGCCAGGTTGACGCAGTAGGAGATGGCGTTGCTCAGTGCGGCGCCTTTGCTCCCCATGCCGGCCTTGAACACCAGCGCCCAGCACACGAAGACATGGCTCAGCGCCGTGACGCCGGAGCTGACCATCACTGGCACGACGATGCTCTGCGTCTGCAGGAACCGGACGTGGCACACGAGCGGGACGTAGGGAACCAGGCACAGTATCAGCCACCGGGAGTAAGCCCCGGCCTCCGCCGAAATGTCGTGATCCTGGCCGATGAGGGCGAGGATCTGGCCGGCGTTGGCCCAGACGACGGCGATCGGGACGCAGGCGAGCGCGAGCACCAGCATGGCGCGCTGCTTGTACACGCCGAGGAGGCCGTACTGCCGCGCCCCGAAGGCCTGCCCGCACAGAGTGTCCAGCGCGCTCGCCATGCCGGCGAGCAGGCTGAAGCCGGTGACGTTGGCGAGGGAGCTGGCCAGGGAGGCCCCGGCGAGGGGAAGCTCGCCGAGGTGGCCGACGAACATGACGGACACCAGCTGGACGACGTTCTGCAGGATGCAGCTGGCCACCAGGGGCCCCGCCAGCCGCAGCAGCCGCTTGGCCTCCGCCGCGACCGTGTTCTCGGGGCGCGACAGGAGCAGGGCTTCCTCTGTTCCCGCCTTGCTCTCCATGACGATCAGTGCTGGCAAGCGTGTGACCTGGCGGTTGAACTGTTGAAGTGGGATGGTGAACAGGGATGCTGAGATGCAGGGAGGGAAGGATTTTTATAGGAACCTGAGCAGCAGATTCCGGACATTCGGAAGCTACGACGTTCAGCAGCCACCTTGGATTTTAGTGTAGACTAACTAATTTTTGTTTATTGTTATGCAAGTGGTATGAGCCGTGGCTGACAAGCATTAGACCAGttccagtgcaaggtttcattgcaatGTTTCCAAGGATgtcacatcatcccatgaggtgtattctcatgaatgaaacagagagtcccagtgcacagtttcatttcacgatttcataggatgcccatgacatttaattgtgaggcatgtgattggatatggttagttgaaatgaaactctatagcccccaatgcaagttttaataggtttcatagtcttggaaacagtgtatacacagtttcatcctgatgaaatcccttccctctctcacttcataactaccatgccatgtcatcacatatgctgatgtgtcaccgtatttaatgtgcatgaaacctctatgaaactcccactgggattagccttagaAGCAAAGCCCTGACCCCTGAGCAGCAGATTCCGGACATTCGGAAGCTACGACGTTCAGCAGCCACCTTGGATTTTAGTGTAGACTAACTATTTTTTGTTTATTGTTATGCAAGTGGTATGAGCCGTGGCTGCCAAGCATTAGAAGCAAAGCCGTAGTCGTGCAACAGCTTATGAAATAGGCACATGCTAATGACTAAAATAGAGTTTTAAAAGATACCAACAAAAGGTAAATTTTGCTCTAAGTAGGAAGTGCAGTTTGAGAAATGCAACTTTGAATAGTACTTTCTATTAAAGCAATAAAATTATCTTTTTGACCAATACAATGACACTATGTGTATAGGCTCAACCTAAACAGTCCTTAAATCAATGGTTCGAATACAGATGTTTGCGTACATACTTTAAACCACAACATATAAATTTACAAAAGTGGAGAGAATTTATACCTGGTTAGACCGGATACAGTAGTAGAATGAAAATATCATTTACCTGTCCCGATCCCTGTGGTGCCGCTTGGCGCCGGTGCCCTGCTCCTGCCGTCATGGGGCGGTGCTGCCCGTGCCCAGTGAACCCGCCGCTGCCGGGTGCTGACCACGGCCAGCGGCCCAGGCGCCCAGGCCTGCTGCCACCCAACCTACCTGCGCGGACATGCGGCGGGGTCGGCTGGTGGGCTTCGCCCACGCGGGAACAAGCTGCCCGGCGCTCCCTCGGCACttgccgctcgcgccggtgCGCGTCCGCCGTGCCTACCGGCTGCTGCTAGGTGTTTGACCGCTGGGTCTGGGAGGGGTGAGGAACAGGAACTGAGGGATAGGGATCCCACGTCCAgtgattatttattattttttatccgCTAATAGGCCATACAATTAatatattaaataaaaaaagataagtGGGACTATTACTTAGCCTATAAATAAAGATGTATTAAAAATTGTTCTGAACATAAGAAAAATACCTGAGATAGAAATATTTCAGTTAAAAATAGAAATTGTACTGCAACAAATAAAAATGTTTTGAAAAAACTGTTCCAgtaagaaataaaaatggtcCATCAAATATAGAAATtgttcttttaaaaaatcaatTATATTCATGCTTAATCTTATTTTAATCTTGTTattagcatacgagcatataagtcAAGCATATCAACATAACAAGAGTATAAGATtaactcatgcatatataaGAACCAATCATAACACTCGTAACGACCCAACTAGGAAAGCGGTTCATGCCCACTCTGCATGCTGAGTGAACCACACTTGCACTGCAACCTGCTTAcgctttcatcctcgcttcgcGTAACAAGGTTAACCTAATGTTGCAATGCTTTCTAGAGCTAACTTATGCATATAACAACCAAGcataacactatataaagaagatgaataACTTGAACAGCATAAAGTCAatctaggaataaaagatacaagaacCATACCCTAAACTCCAAGAGGAATTGGAATCTTGAGTAGAGCTaatctagcctaactccactaattTGAAAACtatgagggagagagtgattcaacttgtggtgtgtgttgaAAAGGAGAgcacacccctctatttataggtctATAGAGGCAGTTTACATGAGCAATATTCAGGGGAATCTCCTCTAATCGACGTAGGGAAGCCGTCAACCGCCGCCACACATCAGCTGGGGACGAGGGGAGACAGAGGTGGGTTCGGCTGACCACCTGCTGGCCCCACTCGCAATCGCCTTCGTCTAGTAGACTTCCAGGTGGGTCCCAATGATGGTTGTAGGTGCTACCCACCTCGGTAAGGCGGTTTGCCGCGGTTTGTGGacccatggatccgtgtgctgcCCCCGTGGCGATCTCTCATTGAtcggagttgtgtttcttcgccatgggagtgtgttttctccttccttttgtgcttattcacctgcacccaaatattctccaagtacatgtggaactacattattctaAACCAAGTAAGCGTGTAACAAATGCTAgttctcctttattcttgagaatattgatggtcatatttggtacttaacgaccatAAACAACTCCCCCAAGCTAAGCCTTCGCTCGTCTCGAGCAaatgctaagacttaggttggttgatcaggagttgctacTATGTTGTATTCCTAACTTATGACATGCCTACAACAAAGTATTCTTCCATGTTTTGAATATGTTGGCATTGATCTTACCTCTTACCTTACTCTTGTGGGGCATGTAGCTTCACATTGTCTTGGGCGGTTGAGAGATAGAACGGTTTCGTAGAGCACCATTCACTCATCCCTTGATTAACTATCAATCCGGAagttttgcaaagtttttcaaaagaaatcaaagttcctcaatTGATACTCTCGGATCGCTCAATATGTAtgattcctcaccaaggcatagttttgcctttctttcacaacctactcttaataatcttatatgtggagtTGTAGGTGGGGAAGATAAAGGCATACCTGTTTCGCATTTGTTCCTAGGTCAAAGACCGGATCCTTGGAGAAACAAGTCATACaacctgatcaagatgtgcatgtgtatGGATGGTACGTGGTGGATGGTGTATGGACTCCTTTTGTATGATCCATCCCTCTCCTTTGCTTTTTCTTTTGggacatgggctatcttttctctcttttttttcatcatgcttttaTGAGCATGTATTTTATTTCAttttgcatagcccatgtctcttttgcaaggataaatTTGGAGAGAGAGCTCATAGAACAACATGgagctttattttgtggatggatggatggtatgtttgctaacttccagtgtagaagtttagcatatggtggtggcgtgtacgtgatcttgatcatgggagtatgaaaagcatctcacaaagggcatgtcaacaaTGAGTTGTCCACAAAGGAAATGACAACTACTTTCGGTGCCGTGGCTACTTCCGTAGCCCTCGTGCCAAGAGTAGAACTTGAAGCGGCAACAGCTCTTGAAGCCATGGCCATAAATACATCTTCCAAGCCAGGTCCATCAAGTAGCCTTACTGTAATTCCACAGGAAGAGATGAATCCTGAAGCTGAAGTGGACCCCTTGGCAGCCGGGAAGATCTGTCTGGAGGACATTCAACTCATCGATGATCCTCTGCTGCATCCCGAGATGGTGTCAGGCATGATGGAGATGCACAACTGCTTGGGCAATTATGCAAAggtatgtcttttttttttgtcttgatTTGTTATTGAATAGCTTGTAGCTGGTGCCCATGTATTAACATGAGTAGTAATTTGTGCTACATGATCTTATCAAGCGCACCCACCGCAAGTCCCAAATGCTTGAAGGATATGGAgagatggctaatgatgaagcATGATGGATCACTATTGATCTTTGTAATCAAATGCAACATCTCCGCCTCATTGGTCGGAACAAGTCACTGAATCAGCGGATCCAAGGTAATCTCTTATTGATGTTTGAGTATTGATTTTTCTTGTATCACCGGCCCTCTTGTGCATTAATGTGCATGGCACGAGAAATTGGAAAGCAATCTCCAGGGTCAAGTTACCGATGGCAAAATGCTCATTATCATGTAGCAGATCAACACGACAAAGTTAGTTCGTGAATATGAAAAGCTTGAGCATCACTTGGAGAAGTAGAAGAAAATGCGCGAGGATGCTGATATCGATCTAGTCAATGCCATGAAGCCCATCCAGGAGCGCGAGGCTGAGGCTATGGCTACAATTTTTACTTTGAATAAGATTTGCGAAGCCGCCCAACCCATTGCAGATATTATAGAGCCTCCTGTTTAAGGCTTGGAACCTCATCCACTGTGAGAAATACTCAAGGACGTGCTAGCAAAATTATCCGGCTACATCCACAAGATGGCGAAATCCATCTCCAAGTAGGTGCTGAGCTTCGTCAAGTCTTTCTACCTGAAAGCTGATTTGAAGCCTGTTGCTGAAGGCATGGCAGGAGATTACTCAGACACAAGCTTCAAACAATATATGCAGGAGATGGATCCCTTGCTGAGGAAGTAGCCAAACAACTGGACCTTGAGTGAATATGAGTAAAACAAACATTAGTTCTGTAATAAACAATCAATGAATGCTCGTAATGTAAATACTTATGAAGTCTTTGCACCACTTGTGCTGCTTGTCGACTTGTTcttttttagtgcatcttacaaTCGCCCCTGATAATTGCTCATGCAGTCGTTGTAAGTGTCTGCACACAAGGCTTCTCCTATGAGCCTCATTAGATGCCTATGTAGAGTACTTATAATCGCGTACTCCTATTTGTAGACTGCGAGTACTCAACCTATCTGGAGAGTAGACCTCTTGATGAATAGTCTCTTCGGGATTTCATGActggagcctatctttacaTCCTCTCTAGGTTGTATCGATGTACACTCTGAAAAACCTAGGAACTGCGAACTTGTTTTTGCAAGCCACGATTGGACTTAGCTGTCCGATAAGTAGTCGTTCAGATGGTTAAATAACCCCTGACATGCTCCCAAATTGCTTTTGCAAGCCACGACAAGAAAATTTTGTCCAATGAGCTGAATAGCCCACTAGGGATACtgcaaacttgcttttgcaagccgcAATGGAGCAAAAATTAGTAGTCGAATTATGACAAGAACATActttgctttattgaattgtaaataCTACTAAGGCCGATGGCCGATTCCATGACTTGTAAATCTAAATTACGGATAAAAGTTACATAGATGCTCGATATTCCACAAGTTGTCAACATCTTCACCAGAGAGGTATCGGAGCCGATACGATCAaggtctagtgaccttggaAATGACAAAAGGTcgcccctcccatggtgaatttagCTTGTACAACCCCTTGATGTCTTGTATACGTCGAAGGACCATATCACCTACATTGAACGAACATTCTTTGACGTTGCAATCATGATAGCGGCAGATCCCTCGAGATATCTTGCAAACTAGATAAGTGCTACACAACAGGCTTCTTCAAGGATGTCTAGatctagacaccttgtttcttctgctgcacctcctcatactgctcgactgttggagatttccacGTGATGTTGGTAGGTAGGATAGCTTCAGATCCATAGACAAGGAAATAGGACAattaccctgtaggcttgcatgacTAAGTACGCCCCAGAGaatattgggtagttctttgagccatttgcctcctttagTGTTTGATATatcgtgcaaccttttcttgagagcatcCAAGACCATCCTGTTGGTGCGCTCAACCTGGTCGTTGGCCCGTGGATGAGCGACGGAGACGTACCGGACATCGATCCCACTGTTCTCGTAGTACTCCTAGAACCCATGActgttgaaatttgagcccaTGTCTGTGATGATGCGGTTGGAGAAGTTGTAGTGGTGGaaaatttcatcgaggaagtcaagtactcgATTGGCCTTGTGGCAAGTTATTGGtttcaccttgatccacttggtgaacttgtcgattgatACCAAAACTTGTTGAACCCTCCCgacgcagttggtaacgggccaatcatgtcgagcccctagcatgcgaagggccaaaaggttggtatggtgatcagcttgtagagcagggacatgctgttgcttggcgaagaattggcacccctggcaacggcggactagttccttaGCGTGAGCAATAACTATAGGCTAATAAAACCCTGATTTGAAATCTTTGCCCACGATTGTTCGTGAAGGCGCGTGGTTcccgcagatgcctttgtggatcttctccagtatgtccttgttgtcttgccgtgagacgcacttcatgagtacttctgatgatgcgcctcatctgtatagcttgtctcctattagaacgtagttcttgctTTGTCATGAGCCTTATTCCACCTCCTTTTTGTtaggaggtaacttgtgctccttgatgtagtgaTGAAGGGAGCTATCCAGTCTACGTCAATCATCAAAACCTCCCAATCTGGTGCCGTAGGACCCCAATCAATGGTTGGTGATGGTGCCGGCTCCGTAATCGgattgtgtagctcatggatgaagactCTTGCTGAAACTTGAGCTCGAGTAGATCTGAGATTTGATAAGACGTCCGTAGCAACGTTGTGTCGCagactacatggtggaactctagGGCGGATAATTTGTTCTCCAGCTTGCTTACTTTCAAACAGTACACGTCCATATTTTGCTTGTGGCGATTctactcgtcgttgacttgattcATGACCACTAGTGAGTCGCTGTAAACCAACAATCACTTGATTCCTAGAGAGATGGGAGAGTGCTAAGATGGATGATGAGGCGTGAGTCGTTGTTcttggcaagagcaggtggcttcatactgggccagtagatgaatttgccttgtggagttgatgtgattatcaGGCTCTGCTGCAGACCTAATAAAAGAGTTTCCTAGtctggatccgagtagtagtcgaggtccttgaTCTCATCCAAGTCGAATTGCGATCTAGACATGGCCGCCTGGTAGACAGTGGCCGCATTGCGGAGTCCAATTGGGAATTGAATTTGGGAGTAGACCGACTCACACAATGGCTACTGCACCGACTCGTGCGAGTCAATCCGACTAGAAGAAGAAGTAGAGTTGTACTCAGAATCATTCCCCTAGCGCTgactaggttagaaattgaaaattcgccaaAATTTTCGATGAAATTTTCCAAAGATTCGCGCTGGAGCTTTATGGTTGAGTGTTTTttctcaggggtcggcgcaATGTTGCGGCAGAAACTTCCGACGCCATCTGCGATCAAGACCCAGGACCCAAAGATGAATGTCATGCCTTGTTCGAACGCGACAGTGGGCTTgttgatgacttgtgccatcgagttcgtcaATGGATTCTCGACGAGAGCCCTTACCTGACGCGCCAGCTGTCGATGTTcagacccagcaacctatcgaggggggtacccgaggtagtgttttggttggtggggctcgtcgagattaggaactcgaaggtaaatgctgacacacgatttagataggtttgggccacTAAATAgtataataccctacatcctgtgtgttgtattccgttggttgtattgaattgctttggagggagtccctgcctcgccttacaTACACGGGGGcggggttacaggttggttgcttacaagaatactagtcggatacaacTAGCGGAGTCCTACTCTCATTATAGCGAGTAGTTTCCTAGTCCTCGACTAtttcctatctttccatataGACTACGCCGCCCTGTGCTATGGCCTTCATGTTAGATACATCTCGGTGTCCAACCTCAtctttaggactgtccaaatcttctaGTGTACCCATAGGTGTATATACGACAAGGAGCACCACGTGGTTGAACCGCCACGTTCAGACCTGCTCGCCAGTTTTGCTGATCAGTGCATGTGATCATTCTCTACGAATGGAAACGTGACAAGTCCGACTGGACTGATGTCAGATGATCGATGCATAGAAAAAAGGGGTAAGAATTCAAAGCTCAATACAATTTTGCATTTGCACCAGCTCAAAATCGTAAAATCCATTCTCTAATTCCTTCCATCTCTGGACGTTGGCTTCAGGCTGTCCTTCCTATGAAGCCATGGCATAAATTTCTTTATTCGCTACCAGATGTTGTTCAAAACAAAATATACCTCGATGGACAGGCTGTGTTTTGCATATGATATACTTTTTTACATTAGTAATAAATCTGAATTTACCTAGCCTATGTATTATCTTAACACAATagtcactactagagaactgggtATTTGTACCGgttcgtagggtgcatatctcctaaAAATGCATCCAGGATTGacccgtcgagataaaagggggcggtcttttatcacgggtcatTGAACCGAGATATAAGACCCTTAGTCctggtttgtaaaaccaaccgggactaacgaggctgccacgccaggcgctggacagacccctttagtcccggttggtattacaaaccgggactaaatgtctcctctttagtcccggtttgtaaaacaaacGGGACTAAAGTGCATGTATacagcgccatgcaggcgcctgcatggcgcctataatttTGTGCATCACATACCACTTTagttagttgagagtttttttataattaatgaaatcaatcaaactagatatagtatttaaacgaatcaatttaactattacatatttatatatacaattattatacaattagctagtatatgtacaattcttgattagtatatatatagtacaattaattcctagctagctagctatatagctcTAGCATCTTCGTCGAGGTCTTCCCGTCGAGATGTTGCAcggtgcttcttaatttcatcgaccataatgaaattctccttgtggatttatcacctcgtccagcaGGAATCCTACAAGACTTTCGCATATTGtatctattcttttcttctccaagatattgtctcgaatattatgcatctgtaatttggaagtgaataatgttacacggat is a genomic window containing:
- the LOC117836960 gene encoding protein DETOXIFICATION 16, translating into MESKAGTEEALLLSRPENTVAAEAKRLLRLAGPLVASCILQNVVQLVSVMFVGHLGELPLAGASLASSLANVTGFSLLAGMASALDTLCGQAFGARQYGLLGVYKQRAMLVLALACVPIAVVWANAGQILALIGQDHDISAEAGAYSRWLILCLVPYVPLVCHVRFLQTQSIVVPVMVSSGVTALSHVFVCWALVFKAGMGSKGAALSNAISYCVNLAMLALYVRLSGACTRTWTGFSTKAFKELRRFTDLAVPSAMMVCLEWWSFELLVLLSGLLPNPKLETSVLSICLNTGALMFMIPFGLCTAISTRVSNELGAGKPQAAKLATRVVMCIALSAGLLLASTMILLRNLWGYMYSNEPEVDTYIAKMIPVLAISFFTDGLHSSLSGVLTGCGEQKIGARVNLGAFYLAGIPMAVLLAFVLHLNGMGLWLGIVCGSLTKLVLLTWITLRINWDSEAIKAKETVFSSSLPIA